The Aedes albopictus strain Foshan chromosome 2, AalbF5, whole genome shotgun sequence region ctgagttgattggtatatgtgactcggccctgcgggcctcggatcgaaagtcggttttccaagcggtatttatacccttcttatgggtgtaagaagggtaaaaaggcttttcctacatacattccgtgatatttttgctactgtttattaagctcaaatattaaaaagagatagtagcttttatgtatttgatgcaattgcattttcatgtataactaacttgtgtaaccaaatatgatcataaaaaaatctgttgacaaacggctgagaaatgtattatgatacattttatcaaaaatctctcaaaatcgtaaatttcattactccttagtactcgtggaaagatatctcggaaacaaaatgtccaaacggcatgaaatttaattgcatactacttggatgctgtagctttcatttgatgctgagagaactcaaatcgattgacacacggctgattcatttattatgaagcattttgtcaaagacctcttaaaaagtttagttgtattactccaaagtactccccgatagatatctcggttacaaaatgtccaatcggaatgaaattcaaaagcgttcttctagggtgcagtagctttcgtttcgggccttaagaacccgaatcggttgatagacggctgagaaatttatggtgatacactttgtcaaaaatatctaaaataattaagttgtactactccctagaactctttgaaagatatctcggtaaccgaacgtccaatcaaaaaaaaaaaatcaatagcgttctactaggatgtagtagctttcgtttggggccttaagaacccaaatcggttgatagacggctgagaaatttatggtgatacactttgtcaaaaatatctaaaataattaagttgtactactccctagcactctttgaaagatatctcggtaaccgaacgtccaatcaaaataaaattcaatagcgttctactaggatgtagtagctttcatttgcttccaagagaactcaaatcggtcaacagatggctgagaaccgtgagtgacatttttttgtaacatacatacacacacacacacatacacacacacatacacacacacgcacatacagacatttgctcaattcgtcgagctgagttgattggtatatgtgactcggccctgcgggcctcggatcgaaagtcggttttccaagcggtatttatacccttcttatgggtgtaagaagggtaaaaaagacaATCGTCGTTATCGTCATGATATCATAAAGTGGCATATTTTATATcgtctctgcgagattcgaaggggctcaagagtgtccctgatgcATAGTCGAACTACGGATCTCAGAACCAGACATCTATAAAAAATGTAtgtgtcgtcacactttgctaagCCCTCTACAAATCGTTACTTAGTTTATGGTCGTTCCCAATAAAGTTAAGCTTACGATTTACTTATGTCTTCCACTATTGCAGATACTCGGCGAAATAAGCCGCAACCTCCCCAATATGAAGCGGATCAAACTACACATCTGCCGAGTGcacaatttgtaccaatcatTTCTACGTAACATGCAGCGGTTAGAGTATCTCAAGATCACCGACGCCACCCATGTGGCCGGTAACCTCGATCTCAGCTGCTACGAGAACTCCAACTTGGAGAAGCTGTACGTTTCGGCCGCCACATTTTCGCGGAACACATTGccacgatttttcgaaaaatcgccCAACATTCGCAGCCTGACGCTGTACCAGTGTTCGTACGAGAACATCCACGATTTGCAGCTTTCGTTTGCGCACCTAAAGTCGCTGGAGTACCTAAACCTTCAGCGTACGTTCGACATCGATGACAGCTTCTTCAGCAGGACGGTGTTCGACAGTGTCAATATGCCGTTTGAGCGCATTCGATTCTTCGCCGTTACCAACCTCACGAAATTGTGCTATCTTAACCTGAGTCGATGTCGGGATCTATCGGACGAAACTTTGGTGGCGCTCAGTTTTCCACGGCTGAAGAAGATCGATCTTCGGGGATTGAACATCACGGACTTTGGCATACGGGCGTTGGTACGGCAGTGTCCCCGTCTGGAGTATGTCCACGTGGATGCTTGCAAGCGAGTCTGTGACAGTGCGGTGTTGATGTTGTGTAGGGATTTGAAGCGACTGAAGCTGCTGAACCTGGATGGGTGCCGGTCGATTACGGATGCTTCGGTTGACCACGTTATCAATCACTGCCGAACGTTGGTGTGGCTCAACATGATGAACTGCCCACTGCTGTCGGATGCCGCCAAGCAACGGTTGGAAAGTATGCGTAGCATACGATCCCTGTACGTCTAGTGTATACTGTGATAAGGGCGGCGCGACGGAACGGTGACGGCGTGGGCACTATTTATTGAAGTGACGTATCAATTTTAAGACAAACCCGGAGACTTAGCCGCTTTCAAACAAGGCGCAACATAAGGCACAATAATCGTTTCATTCAGATTTGAATTATGGTCATTCATGTGATTTAGAGAAAACAAAAAGATATTTACATAAACTTTGAGAAGAGTGGTGTGTATTTACACTTAAATGTGGCGGACAGTTAAACTATCGTTTTTAGATTCATTACTACATACATGCTGCTATTATTACAATAGGATTCTGGCCATTAGTAGGAAGTGTTTAAAAGTCTAAATTTAGAGATTTCGCTGAATGTTGTAATGTGGCGAACCAATGTAGTAGACTAATTATATTACATATctaaatatatatattttcaacattaTTACATGTTTATTATTTGGGATAAGCTGTTTGTACattgtacatttggtgcgggatgTATAACTTACATTGTTGTTAGCCTTTAGTAAAAATCCaaggtagaagaattcctgcgcTAACTCGAAGTTATCCCTGTCTATCGCGACATTACTTTCTAGACGAATCCTGTCACGCTTGGTTCCACCTACAAGTATGTTCGTATTTTGTTTTCGGCGCATTTGCCACCACTTTCACCTTTACTGCTCCGCGTTTAAGGCGGTTGTACTgatctgtcaccgttccaaatattttgGCGATAGTGTTCTAGGTCTATccaatatggtttcgcattatgtaaTTTACATAGTAGTATATTCTTTGTATCCTCGCATTAAGCGTTTTTCAATCGATATCGATCAGggtttattgctgctgttcttttttttttgtgatgtgtttgtaaagagtttaatcttgcctagtttgggtagtggctacctGGGTGGCTACGGTTGGGATAGCTcaaatcaatcttcagcataaaagaacagcaacgatcaattaaACGGTACCGCCCAAGGGGCTTTAGTCCAAGAACCATAAGGCGAATTTctgtctaggaaaccttgtgaatccggtgtttgctgtTTTCAGCAAAATTGAAGTGGCAAActggcgtgtcatgcctcgagcatatgtgcttgtcaacaacgcaatcgttgctacaacatctctgaactaaccaccagagatgtatgtgctatcacaattgatgtatcatctgttgaaaacaacaatacaaaatacgtctattgtgcagtttatttaccgcatgatgaaccatccttaACGGATGCATTCAAATAAGTCATCACATCATCATTCAAATATTTCCGCTAGTTGTTAACAGAGATGCGAATGCTGAGCACCGATCCATACCATCTGGGGCAGCtgagacattaacttgagaggctccagtttgttggaatacttaagtagtacagctTTTAAACTACTTAACATAAGCAATCGTCCaatcttcatggtatctgctagagaggaagtgttgaaCATAAAGCTAGCAGAGTCACGAGATTACCAATTGGCATGTGGCtggtgaagaatctttatctgaccagtGAGTGTTACTCCACAAACTTTGCGATACTCACTTAGTTGATACTTCAAGTGATTTGAATGATGTCGTTGATGATATGACGGCCTTCATGATGTAAGCTATTGAAGAAGATTGCCTGTGGTCTGTGAAGACAAAACGAGAAACTCCTAGGTGATATGGCAAAGTTCAGGAAGCActgaaagagttggaacagacaacGTTCGGCTAGATCGAAGGCTTTCAGATCGGCTCGCAAAGCCtagcagaaagctcttcggtctgctgaacacaAATGCTTCGAGTTTGAGtggagtcagtcggttaaacaagcATGTCCTTTCTGTTTGTTGGGATCGTTGTCGTTAATCTCGGTTCGCATTATTCTGTTGCTAATTTTCCGTTGCCATTACTTTTTGCGACTGACTCGCATGGCCAGATATCTCTCTACTTTCCGAAGGACCATGGTGCATAGTTGAGCTTAGAGCCCTTCACTGCCATTCGGACAGGGCAAACAGAGCTGTTTTTTGAGCcgatcctcctggagaacagacgattAGGTTAGCAGAAGCCTAAGACCGAGGTTCTTACCGGGGTTGATTTCCCGATCTTAtctaaggttgctcgcagtttTTAATCGGTATCACGAGGAGCTAGGGATAGAAGTTGCTGTGTAGATTATGTACCGTAAAACCTTTATCACGGCTTTCTCTAtacatttaataaaaaaaaaagtttctaaaaACGAATAAGATATATTTAGGGCGATTCAATCATTCTAGACGTTGCTTTGGTATTCATAAGACTGCTCTTTCAATCTAGAGCGCGTATCAAGATCTAACTCTACCCAATCGGTAAATTACGTAGTGATGAAATATAGTAAAAAGGAACAGAGAATAAAATGACTAACCTCACGTAGGGATCATTCTGATCCGAGAAGAGAGATGGAGAGGGGAAGAACTGCAACTGCAAGCGAAAGATTTCCTACATCTTGGTCAAGAATTTGTGCGCCTTGGATTCGGTATCGAATAAACTCTTGACCATAACGACTTGGCAGAAACCGACGCACATCATGGTGATGATTTGGAAAAACGACCAGGCGTTCACCTTGAAGTAGTTCTCTTCGGCCACGTTACGGTCACGTGCTTCGTGCGACCGAAGGACATCTTGTAACTGCCGAGCTTTGGTCAGATTGTTCCTCACGCGCTGTAGGGATAAACATCATCAGCATCAGCCCAGTAAAGTGCGGTTTATTTTTCGAAAGTTGTTAGCTATAGAATTCGCATGCTCTACTAGATtcaaaacacagaaaaaaaacttAGACTTTGAGGCAAAAATATTGCGATTTATAGTTATCAGGAAATTGGATTTGATCCGATGTCCCACAAtaaactttcaagaattcctttggaatcaaCTTTGGAAAAATAAACCGCACCGCAATATCCAGTACGATGCTCTTTGAATTCAATTTATCAGTAAACTTAAGTAGCGATTTACGTTTCAAAGAATAGCAAAAGATGCTACAACACCTACCTTGATAATATCCTGTGCGTCCTGGACCTTCATGTCGTAAAACTCCTCCGGGCTAAGGCCCTCCAAGATGTCAAAGTTGCTCCAACCTCCGTCTTCGTCCTCGCCCTCGATGATCAACTCGAAGAACACCGTCTTGCTGTTGACCCGGCTGAATTCGTTACTGAAGCACATCGTGAGCTCCGTATCGTGGGGCAGTTTGTACCGGTGGATGTTGTCGGATTTTTTGTAATCTGCAAAGATGAGCCGTCCGGACGAATCCGCCAGCTCGAAGCTTATGTCCAAATCTCCGTGCGAGCCGTCGATTACCTGGTACTCGAGATCCACCGTTTGGCCGGCTTGTGCGTTTTCGTAGAAGCAATCCCGGCCGCCCGGTGTGATGATAATCGTAAACTCTTTCTGCAGTGCGGTGATTCCCTGCAGAAAAACGGTAAGTACCAACGCTAGTATACGCACCTGGAAAGGACAAGTTAAAATTAAGCTTTCAGAACGCAGAAATTTGCTATATTTATTGTAAAAACCATTATTTTATGCGAATAATATGGCACCAAAACTTGTTTGTGATGGAAGGCTCTTTCGGATTCTGGCTGGAAGATGATGTTAACAACAAAAACCCCGATTAGGCAAAGCTGGGAGCCCTATCGTTGACGTTTTCGATTTGTGCCGAGGGGCGAAATAACGGCCAAAGTAAAAACCTGTAATAGTTTAAGGGTGCGAAACTCTGAACCCGTTTGGCAGACACGTCGaattatatttatttataaagCAAGGGAACCATTAATCTTCCTTTGTCGAAACCTAAAATTTGATGAAattgtattgctgactgcaccccaaattggactgacacaatagtgtgcacacaccttcaaagtgtgattgcagcgcagggacacgtcggatcgagttgaggtcttcggtgcacttattccttgtaaatggaggaataagtgcaccgaagacgtcgagacgatccgaggcaaatgtacacttttatcacactttttaggcgtaccaaaaaaagtgtgatagtccaatttgggatgtagccTGCAATAATTGAAATAATTGTAGCTTTCAATTGACTATTTCTTGTCTGCCCTCTATGGTGGTTTTGGGAAATTTAACGCAAAGCTAAAGAGCAATAGAAAATGCAATTATTACAAATTCTAGCGACATTGACACTTGACACAGCATATTGACCAAGTGCGTTTAAATTGCAATCGAGATTGCAATTTAAATAATAAGAATACTTATTTATTGCCCATGgcaaagatttatagattccagccaaaaaaaaatgattaggctcattttcagcgtaggttcattataaatatttttgttATACAAAAGTGTCGCCAAAGGTGTACTCAACAAACGTAGcgtaaaatattttttgcaatttctcatcgtaataggccgttTTACCTCatccaaatctgacaggaaaaggcctactttcccacatcaaattaacagtgcggtaatggttcattacagcactgatttgcgttgtgtaatgaatcattacagcactggtttcagttttggtaaactttttgatgctttctggacgcagttttgaaaaattgtgacaactgcacagtataatctgttatgatcagattttcacGAACATAGCTATGAacgtcagtgtgcagtttgatgaaaaagttttgttcaaaactatccataagggtaatttatgaaatcgcaaaaaacgttgtacgcaactcggtgcagaactcgatttttccagcactcgtcgtaattatccaactcggcaagcctcgttggataaatgtacgactcgtgctgtaaaaatcgtcattctgcaccttgttgcgtaaactactataccAGGACGgagtctgtttttatatctgtgggcccacgcaagaaaaaaaaaccacGCAACTAATTTCTGTGCATGAAAAACAggtgcacagcaaaaaaataaatgctacccgcccgatgtaactcatttcgatgtactaaataatcaatgtaatcacgatttctatgtacgattacatcgttttatgtaaaatcttttgttcttatatGTGTAAATCGTCCTGTGCAATATTCATGCAACCaacgtattgatcgggttgcagaaGTTCAGATGtgatattacacaacagtttttttctGTGTGGAATCTCTACAATAAAAATATGAATATTAATTTTTTGCTTATTCACCCATGGGTTTTGCTTGGAGTTTTGCTTAAATTTTTGCTTAATCACCCGAGTTTGCTCGACCGGTGTGACTGCTCTTAGGTTAAATGTAATTTACACTATTTAGGGACCCCTCGTCGAAACGAATGACGAAGTGTCAAACGAAAAGAAACAACAAAAAATCACACCACCACCCATCTTTcttccagccagccagcagcggatTGTTCATCAGACAGAATCGACTTCCTTCTTGTGCAACTCTTGCGCTTCGCGTCGCGAATCTTTCAACGAACGATTATTATCAGATGCATCCA contains the following coding sequences:
- the LOC109430946 gene encoding uncharacterized protein LOC109430946; protein product: MEPLSPLPRLPTEILVAIFQHLPMSDLAQVRLTCHHWYDTVCYTSFLMDRFMLSFKNCRLYEGCEQSRILAKSKSCYTKATLKAVAIEECNILWRSLGDNLQDLTLNDCSLSGDTLVRMLKFTPNLRYLALKTTKFEDFHIQDVVVDFKLEKLETLTLRSIFVYDECFDMFKKICPRLKVLKLNYSSFEGWGEKLVQFVQAVRTTLEGINLSYTKVGATLLQKISTIERLRLKKISLKSSYDLKQRDIIHLSRVQPTIVHLNIDNLFPADDQILGEISRNLPNMKRIKLHICRVHNLYQSFLRNMQRLEYLKITDATHVAGNLDLSCYENSNLEKLYVSAATFSRNTLPRFFEKSPNIRSLTLYQCSYENIHDLQLSFAHLKSLEYLNLQRTFDIDDSFFSRTVFDSVNMPFERIRFFAVTNLTKLCYLNLSRCRDLSDETLVALSFPRLKKIDLRGLNITDFGIRALVRQCPRLEYVHVDACKRVCDSAVLMLCRDLKRLKLLNLDGCRSITDASVDHVINHCRTLVWLNMMNCPLLSDAAKQRLESMRSIRSLYV
- the LOC109430955 gene encoding transmembrane emp24 domain-containing protein 1; the protein is MVRILALVLTVFLQGITALQKEFTIIITPGGRDCFYENAQAGQTVDLEYQVIDGSHGDLDISFELADSSGRLIFADYKKSDNIHRYKLPHDTELTMCFSNEFSRVNSKTVFFELIIEGEDEDGGWSNFDILEGLSPEEFYDMKVQDAQDIIKRVRNNLTKARQLQDVLRSHEARDRNVAEENYFKVNAWSFFQIITMMCVGFCQVVMVKSLFDTESKAHKFLTKM